In Vibrio alginolyticus NBRC 15630 = ATCC 17749, one genomic interval encodes:
- a CDS encoding CobW family GTP-binding protein yields the protein MSNRVPTNILTGFLGVGKTTTILNLLKNKPEKENWAVLVNEFGEIGIDGALMTDQGALIKEVPGGCMCCTAGVPMSVGITALLRQKPDRLLIEPTGLGHPKQVIATLTSQQYEPYVDLKATIALVDPRNLSDEKYLSNQNFVDQLDSADVVIGSKVDLCSSHDLDVFNDWVTDQSPSKVFSKLIHDGELPIEVLDIERVYGSASSHIESHHHDHAHQEPQFQLAPGEAFVRKENKGQGYFSCGWLFGAEYKFDFEKLFSMLSDLTAERVKAVVNTDQGCYAFNVANRVVSVNEISLEGFESRLEVIDSQLLPWDELERILLQLSGIKH from the coding sequence ATGTCAAATCGAGTACCAACCAACATACTGACCGGATTTTTGGGTGTCGGTAAAACGACCACGATTTTAAATCTACTGAAGAACAAACCGGAAAAAGAAAACTGGGCGGTTTTGGTCAATGAATTTGGTGAGATTGGCATCGACGGTGCATTGATGACCGACCAAGGCGCGCTGATTAAAGAAGTGCCGGGTGGTTGTATGTGCTGCACTGCGGGTGTGCCGATGTCGGTAGGTATCACCGCATTATTGCGTCAAAAACCGGACCGTTTATTGATTGAGCCGACAGGCCTTGGTCATCCAAAACAGGTTATCGCGACGCTTACCTCACAGCAGTATGAACCTTACGTTGATCTTAAAGCGACGATTGCCTTGGTTGATCCGCGTAACTTAAGTGATGAAAAGTATCTTTCTAACCAAAACTTCGTGGACCAGTTAGACAGTGCAGATGTGGTTATTGGTAGTAAGGTTGACCTATGTTCCAGCCACGACCTTGATGTGTTTAATGACTGGGTGACGGACCAATCCCCTTCAAAAGTATTCAGTAAGCTTATTCATGACGGTGAGTTGCCGATAGAAGTCTTGGATATTGAGCGGGTTTACGGCAGCGCTTCTTCCCATATCGAGTCACATCATCATGACCACGCTCATCAAGAGCCTCAATTCCAATTGGCGCCTGGTGAAGCCTTTGTGCGCAAAGAGAACAAAGGGCAGGGTTATTTTAGTTGTGGGTGGTTGTTTGGGGCAGAGTATAAGTTTGATTTTGAAAAGCTTTTCTCTATGCTTTCGGACTTGACCGCAGAGCGTGTTAAAGCAGTGGTCAATACGGATCAAGGTTGTTACGCGTTTAATGTTGCCAACCGAGTCGTGTCGGTGAATGAAATCAGCTTAGAAGG
- the pcp gene encoding pyroglutamyl-peptidase I, which yields MKKVLITGFEPFGGDAINPALEAVKQLEAAAIKGGVIVTCPVPVVRYDSVKVVIEAIEAHQPDCVITVGQAAGRSAITPERVAINVDDFRIPDNAGHQPIDEPVVADGPDAYFSTLPIKRVVQTLQTQGIPSQISNSAGTFVCNHLFYGIQHYLKDNPIRHGFVHIPLLPEQAADGSQPSMSLEMIVEGLRLVAQVCIANENDILVSGGSIC from the coding sequence ATGAAGAAAGTCCTGATTACCGGTTTTGAACCTTTTGGTGGTGACGCCATTAACCCCGCCTTAGAAGCGGTCAAGCAATTAGAGGCCGCGGCCATAAAAGGAGGTGTGATAGTTACTTGCCCAGTCCCCGTAGTTCGATATGACTCGGTGAAAGTCGTTATTGAAGCAATAGAAGCGCACCAGCCAGACTGTGTGATTACTGTAGGGCAAGCGGCCGGGCGTAGCGCGATAACCCCAGAGCGTGTCGCAATCAATGTCGATGATTTTCGTATTCCAGATAACGCTGGTCATCAACCGATTGATGAACCCGTGGTGGCTGATGGTCCTGATGCTTACTTCTCGACACTACCGATAAAGCGTGTTGTGCAAACATTGCAAACGCAGGGTATACCTAGCCAGATTTCCAACAGTGCTGGAACATTTGTATGTAACCACCTTTTTTATGGCATCCAACATTACTTGAAAGACAATCCGATTCGTCACGGGTTTGTTCATATTCCATTATTGCCAGAACAAGCAGCAGATGGCAGTCAGCCTTCTATGTCTCTGGAGATGATAGTCGAAGGGCTAAGGCTGGTGGCGCAAGTTTGTATTGCCAATGAAAACGACATATTGGTCAGCGGCGGGTCGATTTGCTAG
- a CDS encoding cold-shock protein encodes MSNKLTGSVKWFNETKGFGFISQDNGGDDVFVHFRSIVSEGFKTLTEGQKVSFVVEQGNKGLQAAEVTAL; translated from the coding sequence ATGTCTAATAAATTAACTGGTTCAGTAAAATGGTTCAACGAAACTAAAGGTTTTGGTTTTATTTCTCAAGACAATGGCGGTGATGACGTATTCGTTCACTTCCGTTCTATTGTTTCTGAAGGCTTCAAAACTCTTACTGAGGGCCAAAAAGTATCGTTCGTTGTTGAACAAGGTAACAAAGGTTTACAAGCAGCTGAAGTAACTGCACTGTAA